A stretch of Lactuca sativa cultivar Salinas chromosome 6, Lsat_Salinas_v11, whole genome shotgun sequence DNA encodes these proteins:
- the LOC111883012 gene encoding uncharacterized protein LOC111883012 yields MFTTTKTRPNIIKRTIPPSPSPPPQTSTMVTKTKKPVCSIQSSLATTLFCVLLFTIPALLLLHTPPASICNTASTTSTSFSGDLRSAEFSWNHLSFSSHIPPPVPLKIAVFTRKWPVGTTPGGMERHAFTLYTALATRNHEIHIFTSPPNEDVSLINTKRKDDNALIVHFHEGNEPGQWRYNKAMEQYEEENKVRPFDVVHTESVALPHYKARDIPNLAVSWHGIALESVSSSIYQDLIRNPKEPMSPSFNESLQVMIPKVLNEIRFFRNYRHHIAISDSCGEMLRDVYQIPSKRVHVIVNGVNEDDFREDPELGKKFRSKIGVPKNASLLLGVAGRLVKDKGHPLLYAAFAKLMKKYTNVYLVVAGAGPWQQRYMELGPQVKVLGSMSPTELRGFYNGIDIFVNPTLRPQGLDLTLMEAMMAGKPVMASRFPSIKGTILVDDEFGFMFSPNVESLVEALEVVVAEGPGRLVQRGKACQRYATSMFTARKMALAYERLFLCIKNETFCIYP; encoded by the coding sequence ATGTTCACAACTACAAAAACCAGACCAAACATCATCAAAAGGACAATACCTCCATCTCCGTCACCACCACCACAAACCTCCACCATGGTCACCAAAACCAAGAAGCCTGTTTGCTCTATCCAATCCAGCCTAGCCACCACCCTCTTTTGTGTTCTCCTCTTCACAATCCCAGCCCTTCTCCTCCTCCACACCCCTCCTGCCTCCATCTGCaacaccgcctccaccacctcaacctcTTTCTCCGGCGACCTCCGCTCAGCCGAATTCTCCTGGAACCACCTTAGTTTCTCCTCCCACATCCCTCCACCAGTCCCCCTCAAGATAGCCGTCTTCACCAGAAAATGGCCGGTTGGAACAACCCCGGGAGGAATGGAGCGACACGCGTTCACATTATACACCGCTTTAGCAACCCGCAACCACGAGATCCATATCTTCACTTCCCCACCAAACGAAGACGTTAGTTTAATCAACACCAAGAGAAAAGACGATAATGCCCTCATCGTCCATTTCCACGAGGGCAACGAGCCGGGACAATGGCGTTACAACAAGGCAATGGAACAGTACGAGGAGGAAAACAAGGTACGCCCGTTTGACGTGGTCCACACGGAAAGCGTCGCGTTACCTCATTACAAAGCTCGCGATATCCCGAATCTTGCAGTGTCATGGCATGGGATCGCTTTGGAAAGCGTATCATCAAGCATCTACCAAGATCTTATACGAAATCCCAAAGAGCCCATGTCCCCGTCTTTTAACGAAAGCTTACAAGTCATGATCCCGAAAGTCCTAAACGAAATCCGATTCTTTAGAAATTACCGACACCACATCGCTATTAGCGACAGTTGTGGCGAAATGTTGCGAGATGTATACCAAATCCCGAGCAAACGAGTACATGTGATTGTGAATGGAGTTAACGAGGACGATTTTCGGGAAGATCCAGAATTAGGGAAGAAATTTAGATCCAAAATTGGGGTACCCAAGAATGCTAGTTTACTCCTTGGGGTGGCTGGGAGACTAGTGAAAGACAAAGGGCACCCTTTATTGTATGCAGCCTTTGCAAAACTGATGAAAAAGTACACAAATGTGTACTTGGTTGTTGCTGGGGCTGGACCCTGGCAACAAAGGTACATGGAGCTAGGACCACAGGTCAAAGTGTTGGGCTCAATGAGCCCAACAGAGCTTCGAGGGTTCTATAATGGGATTGATATCTTTGTGAACCCAACACTTAGGCCACAAGGGCTTGATCTAACACTTATGGAAGCTATGATGGCTGGGAAACCGGTTATGGCATCACGGTTTCCGAGCATCAAAGGGACGATTCTTGTTGATGATGAatttggttttatgttttcaccGAATGTGGAGTCGTTGGTGGAGGcgttggaggtggtggtggcggaagGTCCAGGGAGGCTTGTTCAGAGAGGGAAGGCTTGCCAGAGATATGCAACCTCCATGTTTACAGCTAGAAAAATGGCGTTAGCGTATGAGAGGTTATTTCTTTGTATAAAGAATGAAACTTTTTGTATTTACCCTTAG
- the LOC111882966 gene encoding protein NUCLEAR FUSION DEFECTIVE 4 — protein MAGQSRKWMILMATIWIQAFTGTNFDFSAYSSELKKVLDISQMELNYLATASDLGKAFGWSSGLALIYLPIWMVMFIAAFMGLFGYGVQWLLIRRIITLPYFPVFLLCLLAGCSITWFNTFCFVLCTQNFPTNRPLAISLTVSFNGVSAALYNLAAKAIDPTSYSLYLLLNAFIPLFTSFAALIPILRQPPASSNPISTETLRHDRIIFIILFIFAVITGIYLVAIPPNPAKLFFAGAICLLVLPLGVPGMVYARSWFTQNVTPRVIKRTSFMLDDDDDDLGLRKKLINGGHDDDDDGDGNGCWEMVIMSDRLAFLEEEHDMKRLLFRIDFWLYYFAYFCGGTIGLVYSNNLGQIAQSLGLASTTSTLITLYSSFSFFGRLLSAVPDFLKAKLYVARTGWLAIALVPTPLAFLMLSLTDAKIALQIGTCLIGLSSGFIFSSAVSITSELFGPKSVGVNHNILITNIPIGSLFYGLVSAFVYDGNALLKTASVCMGRDCYFGTFVLWGCVSVLGLVLSVLLFLRTRHAYARLERNQISLVS, from the exons ATGGCGGGGCAATCCCGTAAATGGATGATTCTGATGGCGACGATATGGATCCAGGCCTTCACCGGTACCAATTTCGACTTCTCGGCTTACTCGTCGGAGCTTAAGAAGGTTCTGGATATTTCGCAGATGGAATTGAACTACCTGGCCACCGCCTCCGACTTAGGGAAAGCGTTTGGGTGGTCGTCGGGACTGGCGCTCATTTATCTGCCGATATGGATGGTAATGTTCATCGCGGCTTTCATGGGGTTATTCGGTTACGGGGTTCAGTGGCTCCTCATTCGTCGTATAATTACTCTCCCTTATTTTCCG GTATTTCTACTGTGCTTATTGGCAGGATGTAGCATCACTTGGTTCAATACATTTTGCTTTGTCCTATGCACCCAAAACTTCCCCACAAATCGACCTCTAGCCATCTCTCTCACTGTAAGCTTCAATGGCGTAAGTGCAGCCTTATACAACCTCGCAGCCAAAGCCATAGACCCAACCTCCTACTCCCTCTACCTTCTTCTCAACGCCTTCATTCCCCTCTTCACCTCTTTTGCCGCCCTCATCCCAATTCTCAGGCAACCACCAGCAAGTTCAAACCCAATTTCAACTGAAACACTCCGCCATGATCGAATCATATTCATCATCTTGTTCATCTTTGCTGTCATCACAGGTATCTATCTCGTTGCCATCCCTCCAAATCCTGCAAAACTCTTCTTTGCTGGTGCCATCTGCCTCCTTGTCCTCCCCTTAGGAGTCCCGGGAATGGTTTATGCTCGAAGTTGGTTTACACAAAATGTAACCCCAAGAGTTATCAAACGAACAAGCTTCAtgcttgatgatgatgatgatgatcttgGGCTCCGTAAAAAGCTCATCAATGGTGgccatgatgatgatgatgatggagaTGGTAATGGGTGTTGGGAGATGGTAATAATGAGTGACAGATTGGCGTTTCTTGAGGAAGAGCATGATATGAAGAGGCTCCTATTTAGGAttgatttttggttatattacTTTGCATACTTTTGTGGTGGAACAATTGGGCTAGTGTACAGTAACAATCTAGGCCAGATAGCTCAATCTCTTGGTTTAGCTTCGACTACTTCCACACTCATCACACTCTATTCCTCTTTCTCTTTCTTCGGCCGCTTACTTTCAGCAGTTCCAGATTTCTTGAAAGC gaAGTTGTATGTGGCAAGGACCGGATGGCTAGCCATAGCACTGGTGCCAACACCATTAGCATTTCTCATGCTCTCGTTGACAGATGCCAAGATAGCGCTTCAAATTGGAACTTGTCTCATTGGTTTAAGTTCGGGTTTCATTTTCTCATCAGCCGTGTCAATTACATCAGAGCTTTTTGGACCTAAAAGTGTTGGTGTTAACCACAACATTCTCATCACAAACATCCCAATTGGTTCCCTCTTTTATGGTCTTGTTTCCGCCTTTGTTTATGATGGAAATGCTCTTCTTAAGACAGCATCCGTTTGTATGGGAAGAGACTGCTATTTTGGTACGTTTGTTTTGTGGGGTTGTGTTTCCGTTTTGGGGTTGGTTTTAAGTGTGTTGTTGTTTCTAAGAACTCGACATGCTTATGCTCGACTTGAACGTAACCAGATTTCTCTAGTATCATGA
- the LOC111882956 gene encoding protein ENHANCED DISEASE RESISTANCE 2 isoform X2, whose product MSNSKVVYEGWMVRYGRRKIGRSFIHMRYFVLESRLLAYYKRKPQDNVVPIKTLVIDGNCRVEDRGLKTQQGLMVYVLLIYNKKEKYHRMTMAAFNIQEALIWKEKIESVIDQHQESLAANGNKYQSFEYKSGMDSGRNASSSDQESQYSAAEDEDDSNPSLLRRTTIGNGPPESILDWTQESSTLASQNATNQAISRKHWRLLQCQNGLRIFEELLEVDFLPKSCSRAMKASGVVEASCEEVFELIMSMDGTRSEWDCSFQDGSLVEEVDGHTAILYHRLQLDWFPTFVWPRDLCYVRYWRRNDDGSYVVLFCSREHENCGPQPGYVRAHIESGGFNISPLKPRNGRPRTQVQHLMQIDLKGWGVGYVSSFQQHCLLQMLNSVAGLREYFAQTDGRTVPPRIPVMVNMASCNVPSKETHKNQMTSIHDRNQSLDNAAKMMDEYSDEDEDFQIPDEEAYRVEQEMKRAVVEEEAIVEMDLSCFSGNLRRNDNENGRDCWRISDGNNFRVRSKRFCYDKSKMPGGKHLMDLVAVDWFKDTKRMDHVARRPGCAAQIAAEKGHFSMVFNLQVPGSTNYSMVFYFVTKELIPGSLVQRFVDGDDEFRNSRMKLIPSVPKGSWIVRQSVGSTPCLLGKAVDCNYIRGANYLEVDVDIGSSTVANGVLGLVVGAITSLVVDMAFLVQANTIDELPERLIGAVRVSHLELSSAIVPKLEPDTS is encoded by the exons ATGTCGAATTCGAAAGTAGTGTATGAAGGGTGGATGGTGCGGTATGGGAGGAGGAAAATCGGGAGATCTTTTATACATATGCGGTATTTTGTGCTGGAATCGAGATTGCTTGCTTATTACAAGAGGAAGCCTCAAGATAATGTG GTTCCAATCAAGACATTGGTTATCGATGGCAACTGTAGAGTGGAGGACCGAGGGTTAAAAACCCAACAAGGACTT ATGGTGTATGTTTTGCTTATATACAACAAGAAAGAGAAATACCATCGGATGACT ATGGCAGCTTTTAACATCCAAGAGGCACTTATCTGGAAAGAAAAAATTGAATCTGTTATCGATCAG CATCAGGAGTCCCTAGCTGCTAATGGGAATAAATATCAGTCTTTTGAATATAAATCTGGAATGGATAGTGGAAGAAATGCTTCCTCATCAGATCAGGAAAGTCA GTATAGTGCtgctgaagatgaagatgattcaAATCCAAGTTTACTTCGAAGAACAACAATTGGAAATG GTCCTCCTGAATCTATATTGGATTGGACTCAAGAAAGTTCTACATTAGCAAGCCAAAATGCAACTAATCAAGCAATTTCTAGGAAACACTGGAGGCTTCTTCAATGCCAGAATG GACTTCGTATCTTTGAAGAGCTTCTTGAAGTTGATTTTCTT CCAAAGAGCTGTAGTAGGGCTATGAAGGCTTCTGGTGTTGTGGAAGCCAGTTGTGAAGAAGTATTTGAGCTTATAATGAGTATGGATGGAACACGTTCTGA ATGGGACTGTAGTTTCCAGGATGGTAGCCTAGTTGAGGAGGTGGATGGACATACAGCTATTCTTTATCACAGGCTTCAGCTCGATTGGTTCCCAAC GTTTGTATGGCCACGGGACCTTTGTTATGTGCGATATTGGCGCCGAAACGATGATGGTAGTTATG TTGTGCTGTTTTGCTCAAGGGAGCATGAAAACTGTGGTCCACAACCAGGATATGTTCGGGCTCATATTGAGA GTGGAGGGTTTAATATTTCTCCATTGAAGCCTCGAAACGGGAGGCCAAGAACACAAGTGCAGCATCTTATGCAGATTGATCTGAAGGGATGGGGTGTGGGTTACGTGTCATCATTTCAGCAGCATTGTTTGTTACAAATGTTAAATAGTGTTGCTGGACTTCGGGAATATTTTGCTCAAACAGATGGAAGGACTGTTCCTCCAAGAATTCCAGTTATGGTTAATATGGCATCTTGTAATGTTCCCTCAAAGGAGACACATAAAAACCAGATGACTTCCATTCATGATCGAAATCAGTCCCTAGATAATGCTGCAAAAATGATGGATGAATActcagatgaagatgaagacttcCAAATCCCTGATGAAGAG GCATATCGTGTTGAGCAGGAGATGAAAAGGGCAG TTGTTGAAGAAGAAGCTATTGTTGAAATGGACTTGTCCTGCTTTTCGGGCAACCTTAGGCGAAATGACAATGAAAATGGGCGTGATTGTTGGAGAATATCTGATGGGAACAACTTTAGAGTGCGTAGTAAGCGTTTTTGCTATGATAAATCAAAG ATGCCTGGAGGCAAACATCTTATGGATCTTGTTGCTGTTGACTGGTTTAAAGACACCAAACGAATGGACCATGTTGCTAGACGCCCAGGTTGTGCAGCACAA ATTGCTGCTGAAAAAGGGCATTTTTCCATGGTGTTCAATCTCCAA GTACCTGGTTCCACAAACTACAGCATGGTTTTCTATTTTGTGACAAAGGAATTAATACCCGGGTCTCTTGTGCAACGTTTTGTTGATGGTGATGATGAGTTTCGTAATAGTAGGATGAAGCTCATACCATCAGTCCCCAAg GGGTCATGGATTGTACGACAGAGTGTTGGAAGCACACCTTGCTTACTTGGAAAAGCAGTTGACTGTAACTACATCCGTGGTGCCAATTACTTAGAA gTTGATGTTGATATTGGTTCTTCTACTGTAGCTAATGGTGTATTGGGTCTTGTAGTTGGTGCCATCACTAGCCTTGTTGTGGACATGGCTTTCCTTGTACAG gCAAACACTATAGACGAATTGCCAGAGAGACTAATTGGTGCTGTTCGTGTTTCCCATTTAGAGCTATCATCTGCTATTGTTCCAAAGTTGGAACCCGACACAAGTTAA
- the LOC111882956 gene encoding protein ENHANCED DISEASE RESISTANCE 2 isoform X1: MSNSKVVYEGWMVRYGRRKIGRSFIHMRYFVLESRLLAYYKRKPQDNVVPIKTLVIDGNCRVEDRGLKTQQGLMVYVLLIYNKKEKYHRMTMAAFNIQEALIWKEKIESVIDQHQESLAANGNKYQSFEYKSGMDSGRNASSSDQESQYSAAEDEDDSNPSLLRRTTIGNAGPPESILDWTQESSTLASQNATNQAISRKHWRLLQCQNGLRIFEELLEVDFLPKSCSRAMKASGVVEASCEEVFELIMSMDGTRSEWDCSFQDGSLVEEVDGHTAILYHRLQLDWFPTFVWPRDLCYVRYWRRNDDGSYVVLFCSREHENCGPQPGYVRAHIESGGFNISPLKPRNGRPRTQVQHLMQIDLKGWGVGYVSSFQQHCLLQMLNSVAGLREYFAQTDGRTVPPRIPVMVNMASCNVPSKETHKNQMTSIHDRNQSLDNAAKMMDEYSDEDEDFQIPDEEAYRVEQEMKRAVVEEEAIVEMDLSCFSGNLRRNDNENGRDCWRISDGNNFRVRSKRFCYDKSKMPGGKHLMDLVAVDWFKDTKRMDHVARRPGCAAQIAAEKGHFSMVFNLQVPGSTNYSMVFYFVTKELIPGSLVQRFVDGDDEFRNSRMKLIPSVPKGSWIVRQSVGSTPCLLGKAVDCNYIRGANYLEVDVDIGSSTVANGVLGLVVGAITSLVVDMAFLVQANTIDELPERLIGAVRVSHLELSSAIVPKLEPDTS; the protein is encoded by the exons ATGTCGAATTCGAAAGTAGTGTATGAAGGGTGGATGGTGCGGTATGGGAGGAGGAAAATCGGGAGATCTTTTATACATATGCGGTATTTTGTGCTGGAATCGAGATTGCTTGCTTATTACAAGAGGAAGCCTCAAGATAATGTG GTTCCAATCAAGACATTGGTTATCGATGGCAACTGTAGAGTGGAGGACCGAGGGTTAAAAACCCAACAAGGACTT ATGGTGTATGTTTTGCTTATATACAACAAGAAAGAGAAATACCATCGGATGACT ATGGCAGCTTTTAACATCCAAGAGGCACTTATCTGGAAAGAAAAAATTGAATCTGTTATCGATCAG CATCAGGAGTCCCTAGCTGCTAATGGGAATAAATATCAGTCTTTTGAATATAAATCTGGAATGGATAGTGGAAGAAATGCTTCCTCATCAGATCAGGAAAGTCA GTATAGTGCtgctgaagatgaagatgattcaAATCCAAGTTTACTTCGAAGAACAACAATTGGAAATG CAGGTCCTCCTGAATCTATATTGGATTGGACTCAAGAAAGTTCTACATTAGCAAGCCAAAATGCAACTAATCAAGCAATTTCTAGGAAACACTGGAGGCTTCTTCAATGCCAGAATG GACTTCGTATCTTTGAAGAGCTTCTTGAAGTTGATTTTCTT CCAAAGAGCTGTAGTAGGGCTATGAAGGCTTCTGGTGTTGTGGAAGCCAGTTGTGAAGAAGTATTTGAGCTTATAATGAGTATGGATGGAACACGTTCTGA ATGGGACTGTAGTTTCCAGGATGGTAGCCTAGTTGAGGAGGTGGATGGACATACAGCTATTCTTTATCACAGGCTTCAGCTCGATTGGTTCCCAAC GTTTGTATGGCCACGGGACCTTTGTTATGTGCGATATTGGCGCCGAAACGATGATGGTAGTTATG TTGTGCTGTTTTGCTCAAGGGAGCATGAAAACTGTGGTCCACAACCAGGATATGTTCGGGCTCATATTGAGA GTGGAGGGTTTAATATTTCTCCATTGAAGCCTCGAAACGGGAGGCCAAGAACACAAGTGCAGCATCTTATGCAGATTGATCTGAAGGGATGGGGTGTGGGTTACGTGTCATCATTTCAGCAGCATTGTTTGTTACAAATGTTAAATAGTGTTGCTGGACTTCGGGAATATTTTGCTCAAACAGATGGAAGGACTGTTCCTCCAAGAATTCCAGTTATGGTTAATATGGCATCTTGTAATGTTCCCTCAAAGGAGACACATAAAAACCAGATGACTTCCATTCATGATCGAAATCAGTCCCTAGATAATGCTGCAAAAATGATGGATGAATActcagatgaagatgaagacttcCAAATCCCTGATGAAGAG GCATATCGTGTTGAGCAGGAGATGAAAAGGGCAG TTGTTGAAGAAGAAGCTATTGTTGAAATGGACTTGTCCTGCTTTTCGGGCAACCTTAGGCGAAATGACAATGAAAATGGGCGTGATTGTTGGAGAATATCTGATGGGAACAACTTTAGAGTGCGTAGTAAGCGTTTTTGCTATGATAAATCAAAG ATGCCTGGAGGCAAACATCTTATGGATCTTGTTGCTGTTGACTGGTTTAAAGACACCAAACGAATGGACCATGTTGCTAGACGCCCAGGTTGTGCAGCACAA ATTGCTGCTGAAAAAGGGCATTTTTCCATGGTGTTCAATCTCCAA GTACCTGGTTCCACAAACTACAGCATGGTTTTCTATTTTGTGACAAAGGAATTAATACCCGGGTCTCTTGTGCAACGTTTTGTTGATGGTGATGATGAGTTTCGTAATAGTAGGATGAAGCTCATACCATCAGTCCCCAAg GGGTCATGGATTGTACGACAGAGTGTTGGAAGCACACCTTGCTTACTTGGAAAAGCAGTTGACTGTAACTACATCCGTGGTGCCAATTACTTAGAA gTTGATGTTGATATTGGTTCTTCTACTGTAGCTAATGGTGTATTGGGTCTTGTAGTTGGTGCCATCACTAGCCTTGTTGTGGACATGGCTTTCCTTGTACAG gCAAACACTATAGACGAATTGCCAGAGAGACTAATTGGTGCTGTTCGTGTTTCCCATTTAGAGCTATCATCTGCTATTGTTCCAAAGTTGGAACCCGACACAAGTTAA